From the Deltaproteobacteria bacterium genome, one window contains:
- a CDS encoding efflux RND transporter periplasmic adaptor subunit, with protein MIRRNQSIIFTFIGVMGVLFLLSGNIVSSPAWAQGHAGHTAKPPAAGAEKPKTVTPQIKQPAPQEEATEEAPQVEITPEQQQLIGVKTVKVSLKPLQKVIRTVGRIEADERKQATVNTKIEGWIEKLYVDYTGRYVKKGEPLAEIYSPELLATQQEFLGVLKWATQPGDKKKDDTLGLMIAKDANAALDAARQRLRLWDISEAQIKHIEQTGKAVRTLTLYSPVSGFVTQKMAVQGMKVMPGEKLFDIADLSTLWIIADIYEYELSFVRVGQPARITLSYFPGRELSSQIDYIYPTISADTRTTKVRLTLPNPGGRLKPQMFTNVEIRINLGKRLVVPESAVIDTGTGQVVYVDRGNGAFEPREVQLGLRADGAVEVLRGLKTGEKVVSSANFLIDSEAQLKGVKPLRRLK; from the coding sequence ATGATCAGGCGGAACCAAAGCATTATTTTTACGTTCATCGGTGTCATGGGAGTCTTATTCCTCCTTTCGGGGAATATTGTTTCATCACCTGCCTGGGCCCAGGGACATGCAGGGCATACGGCGAAGCCGCCGGCGGCAGGAGCGGAGAAACCCAAGACCGTCACACCCCAGATCAAGCAACCGGCTCCACAGGAAGAGGCGACAGAAGAGGCTCCCCAAGTTGAAATTACTCCGGAACAGCAGCAACTCATCGGAGTCAAGACGGTCAAGGTTTCCCTGAAGCCCCTGCAGAAGGTCATTCGCACGGTGGGACGGATCGAGGCTGATGAGCGGAAGCAGGCTACGGTCAATACGAAGATTGAGGGCTGGATTGAGAAGCTCTATGTAGATTACACGGGCCGCTACGTCAAGAAGGGGGAGCCCCTGGCGGAGATTTATAGCCCGGAGCTTCTGGCAACACAACAGGAATTCCTGGGGGTCTTAAAATGGGCAACACAGCCGGGCGACAAGAAAAAGGATGACACGCTCGGCCTTATGATAGCAAAGGATGCCAACGCCGCACTGGATGCGGCAAGGCAACGGCTGCGGCTCTGGGACATATCCGAGGCACAGATCAAACATATCGAACAGACGGGCAAAGCTGTCCGGACATTGACTCTGTATAGCCCTGTCAGCGGGTTTGTTACGCAGAAGATGGCCGTCCAGGGAATGAAAGTCATGCCGGGAGAAAAGCTCTTTGACATAGCCGATCTCTCCACCCTCTGGATCATCGCCGATATTTATGAATACGAGTTGTCCTTCGTCCGGGTCGGCCAACCGGCCCGAATTACCCTCAGTTATTTTCCGGGAAGAGAACTATCGTCACAGATTGATTATATCTATCCCACCATTTCAGCGGATACCCGGACAACGAAGGTTCGACTGACACTGCCCAATCCAGGCGGCCGGTTGAAACCCCAAATGTTTACGAATGTGGAAATAAGGATCAACCTGGGCAAAAGGCTTGTCGTCCCGGAATCAGCCGTGATTGATACAGGGACGGGGCAGGTGGTCTATGTGGACCGGGGGAATGGCGCCTTCGAACCCCGTGAGGTTCAACTCGGCCTCCGGGCGGACGGCGCCGTGGAAGTATTGCGTGGCCTCAAAACCGGCGAAAAGGTTGTATCATCGGCCAATTTCCTGATTGATTCCGAAGCACAGCTTAAAGGTGTCAAACCCCTGCGCAGGCTGAAATGA
- a CDS encoding TolC family protein, whose protein sequence is MSANTWKTIILIMAVFLLGNSAFAQELKLSDLVDEALKNNPDILASQARIEAAKYRIPQTKSLPDPMVSFGYQNEGFSRYTYGEEQGSQWMFSASQQFLFPGKRSLKGEMAQRDAESLEAMHELLKLRTAARVKELYFDLFLAYKNIDLLKNKRDLFVRIEDLTLVRYAAGKAIQQEVVMAQTEKYMLLEKEEMFKQKIQSLEAMLRATTGRGKGPPLGRPIEPVYQSVRLDVDEGVKMALSKSPEIKSRNKMIEAADTRVLMAQKEYYPDFTINAGYFNRSGDFKDMWSATATINIPLYFKTKQEPAVLEAKASLAQAKQELEAVKLMISAAIQDNFSMLRSSEKLMDLYRNGLIPKNTQDVELAITGYSTGRTEAIVVISRLKTLLDYEILYWSQFVEREKAIARLHAITEGLASVQGGEKK, encoded by the coding sequence ATGTCAGCTAATACATGGAAAACGATCATTCTTATTATGGCGGTCTTTCTTCTTGGGAACTCCGCCTTTGCCCAGGAATTGAAGCTCTCCGATCTTGTCGATGAGGCCCTGAAGAATAATCCTGATATTCTGGCCTCTCAGGCAAGGATCGAGGCGGCAAAGTACAGGATCCCGCAGACGAAGAGCCTCCCCGATCCCATGGTTTCGTTCGGGTATCAGAACGAGGGCTTTAGCCGTTACACCTACGGCGAGGAGCAGGGTTCCCAGTGGATGTTTTCCGCGTCGCAGCAGTTTCTCTTCCCCGGCAAGCGTTCGCTGAAAGGGGAAATGGCGCAGCGGGATGCCGAAAGCCTGGAAGCCATGCATGAACTCCTGAAGCTCAGGACGGCAGCGCGGGTTAAGGAACTCTATTTCGATCTCTTTCTGGCCTACAAAAATATCGACCTGTTGAAGAACAAGAGAGATCTCTTTGTCAGGATAGAAGATCTCACTCTGGTACGTTATGCGGCAGGGAAGGCGATACAGCAGGAAGTCGTCATGGCGCAGACCGAAAAATACATGCTTCTCGAAAAAGAAGAGATGTTCAAACAGAAGATTCAGTCCCTGGAAGCCATGCTCCGGGCCACAACAGGCAGGGGAAAGGGACCGCCCCTGGGGAGACCGATTGAACCTGTTTATCAATCCGTCCGTCTCGATGTCGATGAGGGCGTCAAGATGGCCCTCAGCAAGTCTCCCGAAATAAAATCCAGGAATAAAATGATAGAAGCGGCCGACACCAGAGTTTTAATGGCCCAGAAAGAGTATTATCCTGACTTTACTATCAACGCCGGCTATTTTAACCGATCAGGGGATTTTAAAGATATGTGGAGCGCGACGGCGACGATCAACATCCCCCTGTACTTCAAAACGAAGCAGGAGCCGGCCGTCCTGGAGGCGAAAGCGTCTCTTGCACAGGCAAAACAGGAACTGGAGGCCGTAAAACTGATGATTTCAGCGGCCATACAGGATAATTTCTCCATGCTCAGATCATCGGAAAAGCTCATGGACCTATACAGGAATGGCTTGATTCCGAAAAACACCCAGGATGTTGAGTTGGCCATCACAGGATATTCTACCGGGAGGACGGAGGCAATCGTTGTGATTTCCAGGCTGAAAACCCTGCTGGATTATGAAATCCTTTACTGGAGTCAATTTGTGGAAAGAGAAAAAGCCATTGCAAGACTCCATGCAATTACGGAAGGCCTGGCCTCGGTACAGGGAGGTGAAAAGAAATGA
- a CDS encoding FixH family protein has translation MKRFATVVVILLFVAGFAYAKDYMIIKKAGNYMVHVKIDKNPPVTGLNKMEIGIQDTMGADVTDAIVSVEYSMPAMPGMPAMNYKTKSELKNKKYLATLNFSMSGAWNVVVKISRAGKTQSVKFNVDVS, from the coding sequence ATGAAGAGATTTGCTACGGTTGTAGTTATACTGCTTTTTGTAGCGGGTTTTGCGTATGCAAAGGATTACATGATCATAAAAAAGGCTGGCAACTACATGGTTCATGTAAAGATCGACAAGAATCCTCCCGTTACCGGCCTGAATAAAATGGAAATCGGCATCCAGGATACCATGGGGGCTGATGTAACCGATGCCATAGTATCTGTGGAATATAGCATGCCTGCAATGCCCGGGATGCCGGCCATGAATTACAAGACGAAATCAGAGCTGAAAAACAAAAAATATTTGGCAACTCTCAATTTTTCCATGTCGGGAGCCTGGAATGTTGTTGTCAAAATCTCGCGCGCAGGGAAGACACAATCGGTAAAATTCAATGTGGATGTCAGCTAA
- a CDS encoding 4Fe-4S binding protein: MSKEEIRQIGLSYGADVVGFAAVEDYQSKRSPDPKTILPGIRSMVVLGFRELDGSLASDIGRISMHGRIGQMDLTRRCTFHTAKELEDRYRVKAAPIMASYPLNMAAPYMGLVADISLRHAAVAAGLGIFGRHNLVISPLFGTRVIFTAILTDMEMASDPAITEVLCNECGLCVESCPARALDEEGKTENLKCLRNSQPHGIGGAIGFIRKFMAAPPEQQKAMIFDPQFLSLYQASFIGFQYECFRCMAVCPACVDA; the protein is encoded by the coding sequence ATGAGCAAGGAAGAGATTCGACAGATAGGTTTATCTTATGGGGCTGATGTCGTCGGCTTTGCCGCCGTCGAGGATTATCAATCAAAACGGTCACCCGATCCGAAGACAATCCTTCCGGGAATCCGTTCAATGGTCGTTTTGGGGTTCAGGGAACTGGACGGCTCTCTTGCCTCGGACATCGGCCGGATCAGCATGCATGGCCGGATCGGCCAGATGGATTTGACGAGGCGCTGTACTTTCCACACGGCCAAGGAATTAGAGGATCGATACCGGGTCAAGGCCGCGCCGATAATGGCGTCCTATCCCCTGAACATGGCCGCACCTTATATGGGTCTGGTGGCGGATATTTCCCTCCGGCATGCAGCAGTGGCCGCAGGTCTTGGGATTTTCGGCCGGCATAATCTGGTCATTTCGCCCCTCTTCGGCACGCGTGTTATTTTCACAGCGATCCTTACGGATATGGAGATGGCCTCCGATCCCGCCATAACAGAAGTCCTATGCAACGAGTGCGGCCTATGCGTCGAGTCCTGTCCCGCCCGCGCCCTGGACGAGGAAGGAAAGACGGAAAACCTGAAATGCCTGCGGAACTCACAGCCCCACGGAATCGGCGGCGCCATTGGGTTTATCAGGAAATTCATGGCCGCACCACCGGAGCAGCAGAAGGCCATGATATTTGATCCCCAATTCTTGAGCCTCTACCAGGCCTCGTTTATCGGATTCCAGTATGAATGCTTCCGCTGCATGGCTGTCTGCCCCGCCTGTGTCGATGCGTAA
- a CDS encoding Fic family protein has translation MTQYLWEHPDWTHFRWKNEDILLALSECRLFQGKLLSKVADLGFTLENQAQVEILTEETSKTALIEGESLNVQAVRSSVARKLGLPSAGLRVDRYIDGLVSVLLDATKNHEEPLTQKRLFGWQAALFPTGYSGMHRIRVGKWRGDKPMRVVSGPIGRETIHFDAPPSDLISVEIGKFLKWWKESRGNVEGLLRAAIAQFWFVTIHPFEDGNGRIARALTDMALSQDDRQSIRYYSLSSQIMAERDAYYNVLEHCQKRDGDITDWLCWFLGCFCRAIKRSEGMLAIVLNKSAFWKSHAEDFLTERQRKVINRLLDAGKGGFAGGLTTRKYVSLAKVSRATAFREIDHLMKLGIIKQNPGRGRSASYELNWEET, from the coding sequence ATGACTCAGTACTTATGGGAGCATCCAGATTGGACACACTTTAGATGGAAGAACGAAGACATTCTTCTTGCACTGAGTGAATGCCGGCTGTTCCAGGGGAAACTCCTGAGTAAAGTGGCCGATCTTGGATTTACCCTTGAAAACCAAGCCCAGGTTGAAATATTAACTGAGGAGACCTCAAAGACTGCCTTAATCGAAGGAGAGAGCCTCAATGTTCAGGCCGTTAGATCATCGGTCGCAAGAAAGCTCGGGCTCCCTTCGGCGGGACTTAGAGTGGACCGTTATATCGACGGACTCGTATCGGTTCTCCTTGATGCCACAAAAAATCATGAGGAGCCTCTTACACAGAAACGTCTTTTCGGCTGGCAAGCTGCGCTTTTTCCAACCGGCTATTCTGGAATGCATAGGATCAGGGTGGGAAAATGGCGGGGGGACAAGCCCATGCGGGTTGTATCCGGCCCCATCGGCCGAGAAACTATTCACTTCGATGCCCCTCCCTCTGATCTCATATCTGTTGAAATAGGCAAGTTTCTTAAGTGGTGGAAAGAGAGCAGGGGTAATGTAGAAGGATTGCTCCGGGCGGCAATTGCCCAGTTCTGGTTTGTGACCATCCACCCTTTTGAGGATGGCAACGGCCGGATCGCCCGAGCCTTGACCGATATGGCACTGTCCCAGGATGACCGGCAATCGATCCGCTATTATAGTCTTTCTTCTCAGATTATGGCAGAGCGGGACGCCTATTATAATGTTCTCGAGCACTGCCAGAAGCGTGATGGTGATATTACTGACTGGCTATGTTGGTTCCTTGGCTGTTTCTGCAGAGCCATCAAGCGCTCGGAAGGGATGCTCGCGATAGTCCTGAATAAATCCGCATTCTGGAAATCACATGCCGAGGATTTCCTCACGGAGCGGCAGCGCAAAGTCATAAACCGGCTGCTTGATGCGGGAAAGGGCGGCTTTGCAGGCGGCCTGACTACCAGAAAATATGTATCTCTTGCCAAAGTCAGCCGGGCCACAGCCTTCAGAGAGATAGATCACCTTATGAAACTCGGGATCATTAAACAGAATCCTGGCAGAGGTCGGAGTGCAAGCTATGAGTTGAACTGGGAGGAGACGTGA
- a CDS encoding DUF2846 domain-containing protein — protein sequence MKTTHSFRKRNRILLFLLGLFLMTVIIGCATTGPTYSTTRNEFTALSKGQGRIIFYRPSAFFGFAMKSDILLDGRKVGESRNGIVFYVDVAPGKHQVQTSVIMYPGEQSGDIELHQNETIYVKTYIGSSAFAGRTNFEVVSSEQARAEGIDNLVFIAEPLK from the coding sequence ATGAAGACAACTCACAGTTTCAGGAAACGCAATCGGATACTATTATTCTTGCTTGGCTTGTTTTTAATGACAGTCATCATTGGATGCGCAACTACCGGTCCAACGTATTCTACAACGAGAAATGAATTTACCGCTTTGTCCAAAGGACAGGGTCGAATAATATTTTATCGTCCGAGCGCCTTCTTTGGGTTCGCAATGAAATCAGATATTCTTCTCGATGGCAGGAAAGTAGGAGAGTCACGTAATGGTATAGTCTTTTATGTTGATGTTGCCCCTGGAAAACATCAAGTTCAAACTTCTGTCATTATGTATCCTGGTGAGCAGTCAGGTGACATTGAATTACACCAGAATGAAACAATATATGTGAAAACTTATATTGGCAGTTCGGCTTTCGCCGGAAGGACGAACTTTGAAGTGGTCAGCTCCGAACAAGCGAGGGCAGAAGGAATCGACAACTTGGTATTTATTGCTGAACCTCTTAAATAG